A region of Arabidopsis thaliana chromosome 5, partial sequence DNA encodes the following proteins:
- a CDS encoding Thioredoxin superfamily protein (Thioredoxin superfamily protein; FUNCTIONS IN: electron carrier activity, protein disulfide oxidoreductase activity; INVOLVED IN: cell redox homeostasis; EXPRESSED IN: 11 plant structures; EXPRESSED DURING: 6 growth stages; CONTAINS InterPro DOMAIN/s: Glutaredoxin-like, plant II (InterPro:IPR011905), Thioredoxin fold (InterPro:IPR012335), Glutaredoxin (InterPro:IPR002109), Thioredoxin-like fold (InterPro:IPR012336); BEST Arabidopsis thaliana protein match is: Thioredoxin superfamily protein (TAIR:AT4G33040.1); Has 825 Blast hits to 825 proteins in 90 species: Archae - 0; Bacteria - 22; Metazoa - 106; Fungi - 2; Plants - 671; Viruses - 0; Other Eukaryotes - 24 (source: NCBI BLink).) — MKTMRGLRNCSNDAVTLDLTVHPPPPPPLPPPAPSTVSSSTASTSLSFDEEETSESKIGRLISEHPVIIFTRFSSCCMCHVMKKLLSTVGVHPTVIEIDDGEIAYLAVEAAPVLFIGGTCVGGFESLVALHLSGQLIPRLVEVGALWA; from the coding sequence atgAAGACGATGCGAGGTTTACGAAACTGCTCAAACGACGCCGTAACGCTAGACCTGACGgttcatcctcctcctcctcctcctcttcctcctccagcACCATCAACagtctcctcctccaccgcctcGACGAGCCTGTCGTTCGATGAAGAGGAAACATCAGAGTCAAAGATCGGACGGCTGATATCAGAGCATCCAGTCATCATATTCACTCGATTTTCCTCATGTTGCATGTGCCACgtcatgaagaagcttctaTCGACCGTTGGAGTTCACCCAACAGTGATCGAGATCGACGACGGAGAAATTGCTTACCTCGCCGTTGAAGCCGCTCCGGTGCTTTTCATCGGTGGTACTTGCGTCGGTGGCTTCGAGTCACTTGTAGCACTTCACCTAAGTGGTCAGCTTATTCCTAGACTCGTCGAGGTTGGAGCCTTATGGGcataa
- the LOG8 gene encoding Putative lysine decarboxylase family protein gives MEDNQRSRFRKICVFCGSHSGHREVFSDAAIELGNELVKRKIDLVYGGGSVGLMGLISRRVYEGGLHVLGIIPKALMPIEISGETVGDVRVVADMHERKAAMAQEAEAFIALPGGYGTMEELLEMITWSQLGIHKKTVGLLNVDGYYNNLLALFDTGVEEGFIKPGARNIVVSAPTAKELMEKMEEYTPSHMHVASHESWKVEELGDYPGQENKPQ, from the exons ATGGAAGATAATCAGCGAAGCAGATTCAGAAAAATCTGTGTCTTTTGCGGAAGCCACTCTGGTCACAGAGAAGTTTTCAGTGATGCTGCCATCGAACTCGGCAATGAACTC gtgaagaggaagatagATTTGGTTTATGGAGGAGGAAGTGTTGGATTGATGGGTTTGATATCCAGGAGAGTCTATGAAGGTGGTTTACATGTACTTGG AATcattcccaaagctttgatgccAATTGAG ATATCTGGTGAGACTGTGGGAGATGTAAGAGTTGTTGCAGACATGCATGAGCGAAAGGCTGCAATGGCACAGGAAGCTGAGGCCTTCATTGCACTCCCTG GAGGTTATGGAACAATGGAGGAGCTGTTGGAGATGATAACATGGTCACAACTTGGTATCCATAAGAAGACG GTTGGTCTATTGAATGTTGATGGGTACTATAACAATTTGCTTGCTTTATTTGATACCGGTGTCGAAGAAGGTTTTATCAAGCCAGGTGCACGTAACATTGTGGTTTCTGCTCCAACAGCCAAAGAGCTTATGGAGAAGATGGAG GAATATACTCCTTCACACATGCATGTTGCATCGCACGAAAGCTGGAAAGTTGAAGAACTCGGAGATTACCCGGGACAAGAAAACAAGCCGCAATAA
- the LOG8 gene encoding Putative lysine decarboxylase family protein codes for MGLISRRVYEGGLHVLGIIPKALMPIEISGETVGDVRVVADMHERKAAMAQEAEAFIALPGGYGTMEELLEMITWSQLGIHKKTVGLLNVDGYYNNLLALFDTGVEEGFIKPGARNIVVSAPTAKELMEKMEEYTPSHMHVASHESWKVEELGDYPGQENKPQ; via the exons ATGGGTTTGATATCCAGGAGAGTCTATGAAGGTGGTTTACATGTACTTGG AATcattcccaaagctttgatgccAATTGAG ATATCTGGTGAGACTGTGGGAGATGTAAGAGTTGTTGCAGACATGCATGAGCGAAAGGCTGCAATGGCACAGGAAGCTGAGGCCTTCATTGCACTCCCTG GAGGTTATGGAACAATGGAGGAGCTGTTGGAGATGATAACATGGTCACAACTTGGTATCCATAAGAAGACG GTTGGTCTATTGAATGTTGATGGGTACTATAACAATTTGCTTGCTTTATTTGATACCGGTGTCGAAGAAGGTTTTATCAAGCCAGGTGCACGTAACATTGTGGTTTCTGCTCCAACAGCCAAAGAGCTTATGGAGAAGATGGAG GAATATACTCCTTCACACATGCATGTTGCATCGCACGAAAGCTGGAAAGTTGAAGAACTCGGAGATTACCCGGGACAAGAAAACAAGCCGCAATAA
- a CDS encoding Subtilase family protein (Subtilase family protein; FUNCTIONS IN: identical protein binding, serine-type endopeptidase activity; INVOLVED IN: proteolysis, negative regulation of catalytic activity; LOCATED IN: endomembrane system; EXPRESSED IN: embryo, synergid; EXPRESSED DURING: C globular stage; CONTAINS InterPro DOMAIN/s: Protease-associated PA (InterPro:IPR003137), Proteinase inhibitor, propeptide (InterPro:IPR009020), Peptidase S8/S53, subtilisin/kexin/sedolisin (InterPro:IPR000209), Peptidase S8, subtilisin-related (InterPro:IPR015500), Proteinase inhibitor I9, subtilisin propeptide (InterPro:IPR010259), Peptidase S8/S53, subtilisin, active site (InterPro:IPR022398); BEST Arabidopsis thaliana protein match is: Subtilase family protein (TAIR:AT4G10540.1); Has 30201 Blast hits to 17322 proteins in 780 species: Archae - 12; Bacteria - 1396; Metazoa - 17338; Fungi - 3422; Plants - 5037; Viruses - 0; Other Eukaryotes - 2996 (source: NCBI BLink).), giving the protein MMSSIVSWWFFWVISAVCILKVEFNIVEGGAYEETKVHIVYLGEKEHNDPELVTSSHLRMLESLLGSKKDASESIVHSYRNGFSGFAAHLTDSQAEQISEHPDVVQVTPNTFYELQTTRTFDYLGLSHSTPKGLLHEAKMGEDIIIGVLDSGVWPESQSFNDKGLGPIPKRWKGMCVDGEDFDSKKHCNKKLIGARYYMDSLFRRNKTDSGIPDTEYMSARESLPHGTHVASTAGGSFVSNVSDNGFGVGTIRGGAPRARIAVYKVCWQRVDRTCASADIIKAMDDAIADGVDLITISIGRPNPVLTEVDVYNQISYGAFHAVAKGIPVLSAGGNFGPGAYTVQNIAPWIITVAATTLDRWYPTPLTLGNNVTLMARTPYKGNEIQGDLMFVYSPDEMTSAAKGKVVLTFTTGSEESQAGYVTKLFQVEAKSVIIAAKRNDVIKVSEGLPIIMVDYEHGSTIWKYLSITRMPTIKISSAIALNGRLVATKVADFSGRGPNSISPYVLKPDVAAPGVAIVAASTPESMGTEEGFAIQSGTSMSTPVVAGLVALLRAVHPDWSPAALKSALITTASTTDPYGEPIFSEGMTRKLADPFDFGGGLVNPNKAADPGLVYDISAEDYRLFLCASHYDEKQITKISKTHTPYRCPSPKPSMLDLNLPSITIPFLKEDVTLTRTVTNVGPVDSVYKLIVEPPLGVKISVTPNTLLFNSNVKILSYKVTVSTTHKSNSIYYFGSLTWTDGSHKVTIPLSVRTQMLMYFDQ; this is encoded by the exons ATGATGAGCTCTATAGTCTCATGGTGGTTTTTTTGGGTAATCAGTGCTGTATGTATTCTCAAAGTGGAGTTTAACATTGTGGAAGGAGGAGCCTATGAAGAGACTAAG gtCCACATAGTATACCTTGGTGAAAAGGAGCATAATGATCCTGAGCTTGTAACCAGCTCGCATCTCAGAATGTTAGAATCCCTACTCGGAAG CAAAAAAGACGCTAGTGAGTCCATAGTTCATAGTTATCGGAATGGTTTCTCCGGCTTTGCTGCCCATCTTACGGATTCCCAAGCGGAACAAATCTCAG AGCATCCAGATGTAGTTCAAGTAACGCCCAATACTTTCTATGAGCTGCAAACGACAAGGACATTTGATTACTTGGGGCTTTCTCATAGTACACCAAAAGGACTTCTTCATGAAGCCAAGATGGGCGAGGACATCATCATCGGTGTCTTGGACTCAG GTGTGTGGCCAGAGTCACAGTCGTTCAATGACAAAGGCTTGGGGCCGATCCCAAAACGGTGGAAAGGGATGTGCGTGGACGGTGAAGATTTCGACTCGAAGAAGCATTGCAACAAGAAGTTGATAGGAGCGAGGTATTACATGGATAGTCTATTCCGAAGGAACAAAACGGATAGCGGAATACCGGACACGGAGTACATGTCCGCAAGGGAAAGCTTGCCTCACGGGACCCACGTGGCCTCCACAGCTGGGGGATCTTTCGTCTCAAATGTGAGTGACAACGGGTTTGGAGTGGGTACAATAAGAGGAGGAGCCCCTAGGGCTCGTATCGCGGTCTACAAAGTGTGTTGGCAAAGAGTAGACCGCACCTGCGCAAGCGCCGACATAATCAAAGCGATGGACGACGCCATAGCCGATGGAGTGGACTTGATAACGATCTCAATAGGCAGGCCAAACCCTGTGCTGACTGAAGTTGACGTGTATAATCAAATCTCGTATGGAGCATTCCATGCAGTCGCCAAAGGTATTCCAGTTCTCAGTGCGGGTGGAAACTTTGGGCCTGGGGCTTACACCGTCCAAAACATAGCTCCATGGATCATAACAGTGGCTGCCACCACTCTAGACCGATGGTATCCCACACCTTTGACACTAGGCAACAATGTGACCTTAATG GCACGGACCCCGTACAAGGGCAATGAGATTCAAGGAGATCTAATGTTCGTATATAGCCCGGACGAGATGACGAGTGCAGCAAAGGGAAAAGTGGTGCTAACTTTCACGACTGGAAGTGAAGAAAGCCAGGCAGGTTATGTAACTAAACTTTTTCAGGTTGAAGCAAAGTCTGTAATTATTGCCGCCAAAAGAAATGATGTCATCAAAGTTTCCGAAGGTCTTCCTATTATCATGGTCGACTATGAACATGGATCTACCATATGGAAGTACCTAAGTATCACCAG AATGCCCACCATAAAAATAAGTTCTGCCATCGCGCTCAACGGGCGTCTTGTAGCCACAAAGGTTGCTGATTTTTCAGGGAGAGGACCCAATTCCATATCTCCATACGTTCTCAAG CCTGATGTAGCGGCTCCAGGTGTGGCCATAGTGGCAGCTAGTACCCCAGAAAGTATGGGTACTGAGGAAGGATTCGCTATTCAGTCAGGAACTTCAATGTCAACACCAGTAGTTGCTGGTTTAGTTGCACTACTTCGAGCTGTGCATCCTGATTGGTCTCCAGCTGCGCTTAAATCAGCTCTCATCACTACAG cTTCCACAACGGATCCCTACGGAGAACCTATCTTCTCAGAAGGAATGACACGAAAACTAGCCGACCCATTTGACTTCGGAGGAGGACTAGTGAACCCAAACAAAGCAGCCGACCCTGGTCTTGTCTACGATATAAGCGCAGAAGACTATAGGCTTTTTCTATGTGCATCCCATTATGACGAGaaacaaataaccaaaatatcaaaGACACATACACCATATCGATGTCCGAGTCCAAAGCCTTCTATGCTTGATCTTAATTTGCCTTCCATAACCATTCCATTCCTCAAGGAAGATGTGACTCTCACTAGAACCGTCACCAACGTCGGACCCGTTGACTCTGTCTACAAACTCATCGTTGAACCTCCTTTGGGTGTCAAAATCTCTGTTACACCCAACACACTGCTCTTTAACTCCAATGTAAAGATACTCAGCTATAAGGTCACTGTCTCCACAACTCACAAATCCAACTCGATTTACTATTTTGGGAGCTTGACTTGGACTGATGGATCTCACAAAGTCACTATCCCATTATCTGTCAGGACACAAATGTTGATGTACTTCGACCAGTGA